In Halobaculum sp. XH14, a single genomic region encodes these proteins:
- a CDS encoding DUF309 domain-containing protein, whose protein sequence is MTEFRAALRAGVALYDAGEFHAAHDPWEAAWLPLESGTDDERLLHGLIQSTAAVHHARGRNWSGAVGLAGSAREYLEGLPAQYRGIDIDTVSRYLRALERDPERVERARPPMLTHEGDVLAATDLGFEAATIAAEVLAEEHGFDGEVVADAVAFAREEQGTGRSRFAAMVYDFLAGEPTRAFVFDRLERHVARKRREATDVAGLFEERDVDG, encoded by the coding sequence GTGACCGAGTTCCGCGCCGCGCTCAGGGCCGGCGTCGCGCTGTACGACGCCGGCGAGTTCCACGCCGCCCACGACCCGTGGGAGGCGGCCTGGCTGCCGCTCGAATCCGGGACCGACGACGAGCGGCTGCTCCACGGGCTCATCCAGTCGACCGCCGCGGTCCACCACGCCCGGGGGCGAAACTGGAGCGGAGCGGTCGGCCTCGCCGGGAGCGCCCGCGAGTATCTCGAGGGGCTCCCGGCCCAGTATCGAGGGATCGACATCGACACCGTGAGCCGCTACCTGCGGGCGCTCGAACGGGACCCGGAGCGCGTCGAACGCGCTCGACCGCCGATGTTGACACACGAGGGCGACGTCCTTGCGGCGACCGACCTCGGGTTCGAGGCGGCGACCATCGCCGCCGAGGTGCTGGCCGAGGAGCACGGCTTCGACGGGGAGGTCGTCGCCGACGCGGTGGCGTTCGCCCGGGAGGAGCAGGGAACCGGACGGTCGCGGTTCGCCGCGATGGTGTACGACTTCCTCGCGGGCGAGCCGACGCGCGCGTTCGTCTTCGACCGACTGGAGCGACACGTGGCGCGGAAGCGGCGCGAGGCGACCGACGTCGCGGGACTGTTCGAGGAACGCGACGTCGACGGGTGA
- the azf gene encoding NAD-dependent glucose-6-phosphate dehydrogenase Azf → MDDPVLLTGAGGRVGQAILAGIGTAYDWRLLDREPLSEDALPAGVSEEDVIVADVTDEAAIREAVAGIGAVVHLAGDPRPNAPWDSVLRNNIDGTYNVFAAAADVGVGTVAFASSNHAVGAYETDDRTPDMYRKADEFRLDGDELPRPSNLYGVSKAAGETLGRYYHDHHDLSVACVRIGNLTREHPPKEYERGQAMWLSHRDCAHLFDRCLAADYGYEIVYGISDNDRKYYSIERAREVLGYDPQDNSAEFTFGGEPKDEEMIEE, encoded by the coding sequence ATGGACGACCCGGTGCTTCTCACGGGCGCGGGCGGCCGCGTCGGGCAGGCCATCCTCGCGGGCATCGGTACCGCCTACGACTGGCGGCTGCTCGACCGGGAACCCCTGAGCGAGGACGCCCTCCCGGCCGGCGTGAGCGAGGAGGACGTCATCGTCGCGGACGTGACCGACGAGGCCGCGATCCGCGAGGCCGTCGCGGGCATCGGGGCCGTCGTCCACCTCGCCGGGGACCCGCGGCCGAACGCGCCGTGGGACTCCGTGCTCCGGAACAACATCGACGGGACGTACAACGTGTTCGCGGCGGCGGCCGACGTCGGCGTCGGGACGGTCGCGTTCGCCTCCTCGAACCACGCGGTCGGGGCCTACGAGACCGACGACCGGACGCCGGACATGTACCGCAAGGCCGACGAGTTCAGGCTCGACGGGGACGAACTTCCCAGACCCTCGAACCTCTACGGCGTCTCCAAGGCGGCCGGGGAGACGCTCGGCCGCTACTACCACGACCACCACGACCTCTCGGTCGCGTGCGTCCGGATCGGCAACCTCACCCGGGAGCACCCGCCCAAGGAGTACGAGCGCGGCCAGGCGATGTGGCTCTCACACCGCGACTGCGCGCACCTGTTCGACCGCTGTCTCGCCGCCGACTACGGCTACGAGATCGTCTACGGCATCTCCGACAACGACCGCAAGTACTACTCCATCGAGCGCGCCCGCGAGGTGCTGGGCTACGACCCGCAGGACAACTCCGCCGAGTTCACCTTCGGGGGCGAGCCGAAGGACGAAGAGATGATCGAGGAGTAA
- a CDS encoding NAD(P)-dependent glycerol-1-phosphate dehydrogenase, with translation MFGKSKWIKLPRNVLIGHGVVDQVGAAVAELSVAGRPLLVTSPSPEDIAGDRVRAQFDDVATTTVSDASFSAVGEVIEAAEAADATFLVALGGGKPIDIAKMAADELDLGFVSVPTAASHDGIVSGRSSIPDEDTRHSVAADPPLAVIADTELMANAPWELTTAGCADIISNYTAVKDWRLARRLRNVEYSEYAGALSEMTAEMLVGNAGSIKRGLEESAWVVSKALVSSGVAMSIAGSSRPASGSEHLFSHQLDRIAPGAALHGHQVGVGSIMTEFLHTGENGSWRDIRDALRAIGAPTTADELGVDGETVIEALTTAHEIRDRYTILAGGINENAAREVASFTGVI, from the coding sequence ATGTTCGGGAAATCGAAGTGGATCAAGCTCCCGCGGAACGTGCTCATCGGCCACGGCGTCGTGGACCAGGTTGGCGCGGCCGTCGCGGAGCTGTCCGTCGCCGGGCGCCCCCTGCTGGTGACGAGCCCCTCGCCGGAGGACATCGCCGGCGACCGGGTTCGGGCGCAGTTCGACGACGTGGCGACGACGACCGTGAGCGACGCCAGCTTCTCGGCGGTCGGCGAGGTCATCGAGGCCGCCGAGGCCGCGGACGCGACGTTCCTCGTCGCGCTCGGCGGCGGCAAGCCCATCGACATCGCGAAGATGGCCGCCGACGAACTCGATCTCGGCTTCGTCTCGGTGCCGACGGCCGCGAGTCACGACGGCATCGTCTCGGGCCGCTCCTCGATCCCCGACGAGGACACCCGCCACTCGGTCGCGGCCGACCCGCCGCTCGCGGTCATCGCCGACACCGAACTGATGGCGAACGCGCCCTGGGAGCTTACGACTGCGGGCTGTGCGGACATCATCTCGAACTACACGGCGGTGAAGGACTGGCGGCTCGCCCGGCGGCTCCGGAACGTCGAGTACTCGGAGTACGCCGGCGCGCTCTCGGAGATGACCGCCGAGATGCTCGTGGGCAACGCCGGCTCGATCAAGCGCGGGCTCGAGGAGTCGGCCTGGGTCGTCTCCAAGGCGCTCGTCTCCTCGGGCGTGGCGATGTCGATCGCCGGTTCCTCCCGCCCCGCCTCGGGGTCGGAACACCTCTTTTCCCACCAGCTCGACCGGATCGCGCCCGGCGCGGCGCTCCACGGCCACCAGGTCGGCGTCGGCTCGATCATGACGGAGTTCCTCCACACCGGCGAGAACGGCTCCTGGCGGGACATCCGGGACGCGCTCCGGGCCATCGGCGCGCCGACCACCGCGGACGAACTCGGCGTCGACGGGGAGACGGTCATCGAGGCGCTCACCACGGCACACGAGATCCGCGACCGCTACACCATCCTCGCGGGCGGGATCAACGAGAACGCCGCGCGCGAGGTGGCGTCGTTCACGGGCGTCATCTGA
- a CDS encoding M48 family metallopeptidase has product MSPVEALSAWLLSWWELWAIVVAGVLGTGLAPLVVGRTESTTPLASGLAESVAAAGVPAERVRVLAGDRGPVAFAAGFSPGHGRVFVSERLVADLSPDQVAAVVRHEYGHLARRHVPLRIAVPVAFAVTWAVGATVAPVPGFLVGAALVLPAAYFTVRVSRWSERDADRFAAARADGGALAAALDSLASAGHVAEGGRLSRHPPLSTRVTRLEERAERSELSPRDPTRDSVEEPRATDD; this is encoded by the coding sequence ATGAGCCCGGTCGAGGCACTGAGCGCGTGGCTGCTCTCCTGGTGGGAGCTCTGGGCGATCGTCGTCGCCGGCGTCCTCGGAACCGGCCTGGCACCCCTCGTCGTCGGCCGGACGGAGTCCACCACCCCTCTCGCGTCGGGGCTCGCCGAGTCGGTCGCCGCCGCCGGCGTCCCGGCCGAGCGGGTTCGGGTGCTGGCTGGCGACCGCGGCCCGGTCGCGTTCGCCGCCGGCTTCTCGCCCGGCCACGGCCGGGTGTTCGTCTCGGAACGGCTCGTCGCAGACCTGTCGCCCGACCAGGTCGCCGCGGTCGTCCGTCACGAGTACGGCCACCTGGCGCGACGTCACGTCCCGCTGCGGATCGCCGTCCCCGTCGCGTTCGCGGTCACCTGGGCCGTCGGCGCGACGGTCGCGCCCGTCCCCGGCTTCCTCGTCGGGGCCGCGCTCGTCCTGCCTGCCGCGTACTTCACGGTTCGCGTCTCGCGCTGGAGCGAACGCGACGCGGACCGCTTCGCCGCCGCCCGTGCCGACGGCGGGGCCCTGGCCGCGGCGCTCGACTCGCTCGCCTCGGCCGGCCACGTCGCCGAGGGCGGTCGGCTCTCCCGGCACCCGCCGCTGTCGACCCGGGTCACGCGGCTCGAAGAGCGCGCGGAGAGGTCGGAACTGTCGCCGCGTGACCCGACCCGGGACTCCGTCGAGGAGCCGCGTGCGACCGACGATTGA
- a CDS encoding NUDIX hydrolase — protein MIAESSRRAVDRALDSLRERFDEVPVVEETWRVDAETYGRTRERAEAGTVGGAGAWVRRGDGAALMVREVGSDGWSEPAGKQEPGEPLAETAVRETREETGIDCRPVGVVRAAVAVHEHADRPPITRLVVVFDARYEGGDVRPEPGEIAEARWVDEQPNAVRYPAVREFPL, from the coding sequence GTGATCGCCGAGTCGTCGCGCCGCGCGGTCGACCGCGCCCTCGACTCGCTCCGCGAGCGCTTCGACGAGGTCCCGGTCGTCGAGGAGACGTGGCGGGTCGACGCCGAGACGTACGGACGAACCAGGGAGCGTGCCGAGGCCGGGACGGTCGGCGGCGCGGGCGCGTGGGTCCGACGTGGGGACGGCGCGGCGCTGATGGTCCGGGAGGTGGGGAGCGACGGCTGGTCCGAACCGGCCGGCAAGCAGGAACCGGGCGAGCCGCTCGCCGAGACGGCGGTACGGGAGACGCGCGAGGAGACCGGCATCGACTGTCGACCGGTCGGCGTCGTCCGCGCCGCGGTCGCCGTCCACGAACACGCCGACCGACCACCCATCACCCGCCTCGTCGTCGTGTTCGACGCGCGCTACGAGGGCGGCGACGTCCGGCCGGAGCCGGGCGAGATCGCCGAGGCACGCTGGGTCGACGAGCAGCCGAACGCCGTCCGCTACCCCGCAGTCAGGGAGTTCCCGCTGTAG